A stretch of DNA from Thermanaerosceptrum fracticalcis:
GATTTCAGTTGGGGTAGCACTGTTGAAGATCCTACCCCAGCCCGTTTCCAGTAATTTATGGCTATGATTTGCAAGAGATTTTCTAAGAAAGTTTGTAGTATAACCAAAAGAATTCATACCAAAGGGCAGGCTGGACGTTTTGGCATAAGCACTTCCGGAGCTCAGTTGATGATATATCAACCTCATCCCATGGGTAGAACACAGAATATCGTCACCATCTACCGAGATGATTCTGTCAAAACAAAACTTTTCTGCGGCTTGTAAGTGCCTTAACGGTATATTATAAAGGGAGCCATAAAAGACGGATATTCCATCCTTTTGAATTTCTTCAAATAATGCATTCATTGGTTCATCAGAGGTGGCAATGACTATCTTAACCTGCTTGGTCACCAATTCATTCTTGAATTCCACAGCAATTCTGTCAAGTAAATAGGAGAGAATTGGTTTGTCATTTATTGGTAGTAGATGCTTCTTTTTTAATCTGGTAGAACCCAGGCGTGCGTTAATTAGTATTCCGGTACTCATTAGCCCACCCTCACAGCCCTTGATGTAGTGTCCGATTCCTCTATAGCATAAAGCAGCTTTAGTATCTTATGGTCATTCTCCAATGTGTTTATAAAGGGTTCGTTTTTATTAATAGCCTCAAGGAAATTTCTGATTTCATCGATGTACATGTTTTCACCAATGTTTTGATTGTAACCCGCTTCTGCTAAACCCGCGCTGTAAGGAACAGAATCCCATGTATTGCTTTGTGGATCATAGAGCTTAACACAATTTTCATTCCAATCCCAGATGAGCTGTTTTAAATCACCATTAATGAGGAGCCGACGCGTGGCATATCTGCTAACTACGTCTACCGTAACAGCGGCCAGATAGTTACCGTAGTCTAAGAGAAAATTATATGTGTCATCGATTCTTTCCGCACCCTTAATCTCAATGGTTTTCCTGAAGGTGCCCATTACCCTATGGGGAAAACCGAAGATCCGTGTTAACCAGGTTAATTCAAACGGAACAATTTCTCTAGCCCCACCAGTGGTAGGATTAGACACGTAAAATTCACTGACATCTTCGTAAATATGCCAATCAGGTAGATACTGGCCAGAATGCAGTATAATGTTGGACACTTTCCCTATCTGACCAGCGGCTATAATATCCGAAATAAGGCGAATAGCCGGATGGAAAAGAAGGGTGGCAGATGGGGCAGCAACAATATCGATTTTAGAGACCTCTTCTATTACCGAACTGAGGTTAGTGTCTACTACACTTGCTTCGACAAAAAAGTGCAGCTTATTCTTAATAGCGCTCAGCATATACTCATGGTGTACATCCGGTGGTACTGAAATAATAAGTGCCGTCGGTTGCACTGAAGAGAGGGCGTCATCATAGCTGGCAAAAGTCTTAGTGCCATATTTTTCCTGCGCTTCGTTACGGCGGTCTTCCCTCGGGTCATAACCAAAAACATTCTTAAATCCAAGGGCATGCAGACATCTGATTCTTCTTTTGCCCATGGAACCCAGACCGACAACTAAAAAATTCATATAGGTCTTTCCTTTCACAAAATTATTTTGCACCGATACCATCATTAAAGAAGTTATTGTACTCACCATTAGCCTTCTCATAGTCTGACATCTGTCCGATATCCAGCCAGTATTCTCTGATAGGGAATGTAGCTGTTTCTAAACCTCTGTTAATGGCCTCTTCAAACAGGCTGGTCATATTATAGTGGGTATTTGGTGGAATGAGGTCTAGAAGATGGGGCTCCAGGACATAAATGCCTGCATTTATTAAGAAGCGCTGGATAGGCTTTTCATCTATACCTAACAAGCGATGTTTATCTATTTTTACGACGCCATAGGGTACCTGGAAGCTCAATTCACGGACGCACATAGTACCCTGAGCCTGGTTTTCAATATGATAATTCAAAAGTTGACTAAAGTTGATTTTAGTTAACAAATCACCGTTCATGACAATTAACGGCTTATTCGGTTTTTCCCGGAGTAGGGTCAATGCTCCGGCTGTCCCCATTTTGTTCTCTTCGCGAATGTACTCTATTTCTACGCCCCACTGTGATCCGTTTCCAAAATACTCTTCTATCATTTCAGCTTTATAATTAACGGAAATAAAAAACTTCCTAAAATCAAATTCTATAAAATTTTCAATAATAGTCTCCAATATTGGTTTACTGCCCACTTTAAGGAGGGGTTTAGGACAATTGTTAGTCAATGGCCTTAACCTGCTTCCCAATCCACCCGCCATAAGCACAACCCAGTTTTCACGATGCTGAAACTTTATTATCTCATCGAGAACCTCCAACCCTACCAAATAACCATCCTCAGCTACAACCGGGATTTGGTGCAGCCTCTTTCTTTCCATTTTTCGCAAAAGCATAGCTTTATTGTCATGGACACTCCCCACGGTGGGCTCGGTGTTCATAATGCGGGTGACTGGTTCGTCAAGGGGAATCCCCTTTAAGATGGCACGCCTGACATCCCCATCTGTGACAGTACCCAGTAATCTGTTCTTATCGTCTACAACAAGCACAATTTGTACCCCATTGACATCAATATTCTCAATGGCTCTCAAAATAGATGTAGTGGGGGATATGCAGATGCTTTTTAAGTCCACGATCAATCACCACCTATAGGGGATATTTTAATCAATTTGTTCTTCTTCGGCATAATTTCTAGGAGAAGTTTTACCGAGCTTATCCCAAATATGCATGGGGGAAAGACCGTTACCTGGCCGTTTACAATCAAGATTCTCCACTGTGAATATCTCGCCAAGCTTAATTTCTTTAGCTGCTACCAGGCTCTTCCGTGCTATATTTCTGTTTTTTAATTCTGAAGGTGTAGGGATCTTGCGGAATGAACCCAGGGCAGATTCTACCTGGCGAATTGCCTGTACCATTGCTGCCAGCTCCGGTGGTTCTAAGGAAGCCTTGTGATCAGGACCAGGTAGGCTGCGGTCTAAGGTGAAATGTTTTTCGACTACCGTTGCTCCAAGGGCCACAGCTGCTATGGGGATTGCTATCCCTTCAGTATGATCCGAAATCCCCACCGGTAAGCCAAAGGCTTGCTGAAGAGTATGTATAGCTCTGAGATTGACCTCCTCATAGGGAGCCGGGTATTCAGTCGTACAATGGAGCAGCGTTACTTTTTCCGCAATGGCTTTTTGCCCTGCCTCAGAAAAGTAAGCTTCTTGAAAGCTCCCAAGACAAGGTATTTTCCCCTCAGCTGTGTACCCAAAGGCTAATACAGACAGGGCCAATTCCACATCACCCAGTGTACTCATCCCTGTAGACAAGATTACCTCTTTTCCCGTACGAGCAACCTTGAGCAAAAGAGGGCCATTTGATATTTCACCTGAGCCAATTTTAAACTGGGGTATGTTAAAAGAAGCTAATAAATCAACGCTTTCGAGATCAAAAGGCGATGATATAAATTGAATACCCTTCTTTACGCAATAATCAAGAAGCTGGAAATGATCATCTTCGTTAAGCTCCAGTTTCTTTAGCATAGTGTACTGAGACTGTTGGGTGTTGGTATTTTTCTTTTGATATTCAGCCAGAGGTGCCTGCCTGCAAACAATTTTATGTGCTTTAAAGGTTTGAAATTTTATGGCATCGGCCCCTGCTGATACTGCCTGATCAACCAACTGTAGTGCCATCTCTAAGGATCCGTTATGATTAACTCCCGCCTCTGCAATTATAAATACACGATTTGAATTAGTCATTCCTTCACCTCAAAGAAATGTTTCTTAAGGAGCCCACGAAAACTCGGTATGTTTTTTAGTATCTTAAGAATTCTCTCAGAACTATGACCGTCACCATACGGATTGATTGTACCTTCGCAATCTCTGCTGAAGGCCTCTTTTATTGATGCAATAATGGCGGATTGAATTGGCTCACAGTTTATCACGGAGGATGCCTGGAGCCTCCCCTTTTGTCGGTCTCCAATATTGACCGTAGGTTTCCTAAAAGAAGGCGCCTCATACAAACCGCTGGATGAGTTTCCTACCACAGCATCCACCTGAGCCATGAGGCTTAGATACTTGAGCTGACCTAAAGAAGTATAGGCCTTAGTATTAGGATGGCGTTCTGTATAAGCATCTATCATGTAATTAATAACCCTTCCATAGGTATCTGAATTGGTCTTGGTAAACACCACCCCTAGGTTCTCACCAAAAAAGTCCAGAGCATGTAAGAGTTCGTTAAACTGCTCTTCCGGTGACTGGTTGTCTAACGTGACAGGGTGAAACGTAACCAAGATATTCTTTTCCCTGAAGGTATAACCCAGTTCAGCTTCAAGTTGCAATCTATCTAAGAGGGTTAGTCTTTGAATCTGGTCAAGGCCAGGACTCCCAACATTAAATATATATTCGGGATTCTCACCCATTTGTCTAACCCTTTTATATGCCGTAGTATTAGTTACAAAGTGCAAGTGTGCCATTTTAGTGATGCTGTGGCGAATGGCCTCATCAATAGCCCCTTCCGTAGTATCGCCACCCGCAATATGCCCTACTGGTATTTTTGCTATCAGTGCAGCCTGAACAGCCGCAAAAATCTCATATCTATCACCAAGCACAACAAGCAGGTCAGGTTGAAGTCTTTCCAAGGCATCAGCGAATCCAATAACTCCCAGCCCCAAGGACTTGGTAATACCAACAGGTGTATCGCTGGACATCTGCATTTCTATTTTAGCATCTATGGTAAAGCCATCCCGCAAGATCTGTTGATAGGTTAGCCCAAACTCAGGCGAAAGATGCATCCCTGTAACGGCTACCTGCAGTTCAAGTTCATCGTCATCCTTAATGAGCTTCATTAACCAGTAAAGCAGGCCGTACTCAGCCCGACTTCCCGTTACAACGCAGATCTTTTTTTTACACATCATACTCAGCAAGCTCCATTTCTAAGAATGCACTACTTGGTAGATTGATAATTCTACTTTCCAGCATTTCTGCCGCACTTAATTCCATACAAGGACAGTTTTGATAAGGGGGTAATTTATGCAGCAGTGTCCAAACGGGCCTTACTCCGATATGGTTATCAAGGAAATGCTCTAAAAGCCTATTTCTTTCCCCCTTATATTTCTCATCTAGAAGCAGCACGTTCAACCAATAGTTGCTTCTCGCAAAGTCCGGCTCTGTAAATACTGATACACCTTCAACGGAAGAAAAAGCTCTTTGATAGCGCTCAGCCAGGCTGCGTTTTTGCCGAAGGAACCGCGGCAATTGTTCAAGTTGGGCACAACCCAGGGCAG
This window harbors:
- a CDS encoding nucleotidyltransferase family protein, with the translated sequence MDLKSICISPTTSILRAIENIDVNGVQIVLVVDDKNRLLGTVTDGDVRRAILKGIPLDEPVTRIMNTEPTVGSVHDNKAMLLRKMERKRLHQIPVVAEDGYLVGLEVLDEIIKFQHRENWVVLMAGGLGSRLRPLTNNCPKPLLKVGSKPILETIIENFIEFDFRKFFISVNYKAEMIEEYFGNGSQWGVEIEYIREENKMGTAGALTLLREKPNKPLIVMNGDLLTKINFSQLLNYHIENQAQGTMCVRELSFQVPYGVVKIDKHRLLGIDEKPIQRFLINAGIYVLEPHLLDLIPPNTHYNMTSLFEEAINRGLETATFPIREYWLDIGQMSDYEKANGEYNNFFNDGIGAK
- the neuC gene encoding UDP-N-acetylglucosamine 2-epimerase: MMCKKKICVVTGSRAEYGLLYWLMKLIKDDDELELQVAVTGMHLSPEFGLTYQQILRDGFTIDAKIEMQMSSDTPVGITKSLGLGVIGFADALERLQPDLLVVLGDRYEIFAAVQAALIAKIPVGHIAGGDTTEGAIDEAIRHSITKMAHLHFVTNTTAYKRVRQMGENPEYIFNVGSPGLDQIQRLTLLDRLQLEAELGYTFREKNILVTFHPVTLDNQSPEEQFNELLHALDFFGENLGVVFTKTNSDTYGRVINYMIDAYTERHPNTKAYTSLGQLKYLSLMAQVDAVVGNSSSGLYEAPSFRKPTVNIGDRQKGRLQASSVINCEPIQSAIIASIKEAFSRDCEGTINPYGDGHSSERILKILKNIPSFRGLLKKHFFEVKE
- a CDS encoding Gfo/Idh/MocA family protein, with the translated sequence MNFLVVGLGSMGKRRIRCLHALGFKNVFGYDPREDRRNEAQEKYGTKTFASYDDALSSVQPTALIISVPPDVHHEYMLSAIKNKLHFFVEASVVDTNLSSVIEEVSKIDIVAAPSATLLFHPAIRLISDIIAAGQIGKVSNIILHSGQYLPDWHIYEDVSEFYVSNPTTGGAREIVPFELTWLTRIFGFPHRVMGTFRKTIEIKGAERIDDTYNFLLDYGNYLAAVTVDVVSRYATRRLLINGDLKQLIWDWNENCVKLYDPQSNTWDSVPYSAGLAEAGYNQNIGENMYIDEIRNFLEAINKNEPFINTLENDHKILKLLYAIEESDTTSRAVRVG
- a CDS encoding cytidylyltransferase domain-containing protein; translation: MSTGILINARLGSTRLKKKHLLPINDKPILSYLLDRIAVEFKNELVTKQVKIVIATSDEPMNALFEEIQKDGISVFYGSLYNIPLRHLQAAEKFCFDRIISVDGDDILCSTHGMRLIYHQLSSGSAYAKTSSLPFGMNSFGYTTNFLRKSLANHSHKLLETGWGRIFNSATPTEIAVPFAVQNDLLRFTLDYQEDYKFFKELITALGDKVYTATDEEIVDLVLEGKLYEINESITREYWDNFYRNMESEVGSNES
- the neuB gene encoding N-acetylneuraminate synthase, producing MTNSNRVFIIAEAGVNHNGSLEMALQLVDQAVSAGADAIKFQTFKAHKIVCRQAPLAEYQKKNTNTQQSQYTMLKKLELNEDDHFQLLDYCVKKGIQFISSPFDLESVDLLASFNIPQFKIGSGEISNGPLLLKVARTGKEVILSTGMSTLGDVELALSVLAFGYTAEGKIPCLGSFQEAYFSEAGQKAIAEKVTLLHCTTEYPAPYEEVNLRAIHTLQQAFGLPVGISDHTEGIAIPIAAVALGATVVEKHFTLDRSLPGPDHKASLEPPELAAMVQAIRQVESALGSFRKIPTPSELKNRNIARKSLVAAKEIKLGEIFTVENLDCKRPGNGLSPMHIWDKLGKTSPRNYAEEEQID